From the genome of Pseudomonas sihuiensis:
GCCCCTTGGTCTCGTAGAAATGCAGCGTGGAAACCGCCACGCCACTGCGCTCGGCTACCTGGCCGACACTCAGCGGGCGTTCGTGGAAGGAGCGGTGCGTGTCCATGGAAAATTCCTGTTGACCTAAAGTTAAGTTGAGGTTTTACCCTCGCAGGCCTTGATCGACAACACCGAGGGTATTTCCATGCAGGACCGCATCCGATTGGTACTGATTTACGGCAGCGTGCGAGAAGAGCGCTTCTGCGACCAGGTGGTGGCCTGGGCGCGTGAGCAGATCGAGCAGCGCAGCGAATTCGAGCTGAGCCTGGTCGATCCGGCCGTGATTTTTCGCCAGCCCGGCGAGGCGCAGGAGCTCGCCGAGCGCCGGCATCAATCGCTGCAGCAGTTGCTGCGCGCCGACGCATTTCTGATCGTCACCCCGGAGTACAACCACGGCTATCCGGCGGCGCTCAAGCAGTTCATCGACGAGGTGCCGGCATCCTGGGACGCACGGCCGGTGGGGTTCGTCAGCTATGGTGGGGTGTCCGGCGGGCTGCGCGCGGTGGAGCAACTGCGTCAGGTGCTGGCGGAGTTGCATGCGATGACGGTGCGTAGCTCTGTGTGCTTCACCAATGCCTGGGAACAGTTCGATGAGCAGGGCCAGTTGAGCGAACCACGGCACGCCAACTCGGCGTTGGCGCATACGCTGGTGCAGTTGAACTGGTGGGCACAGACGCTGCGCGCCGGGCGCGAACGGGTGCCTTACGAGCGGATCAGGGGTTAGAAACGACATAGCCCGGATGCAATCCGGGAGCTTTTCAGGGCATCCGCGGATTACATCCGGGCTAAGGAGTAGTCATCTGTAGGGCGGGTGAAACCCGCCAGGGCTATGTGGCGGGTTTCACCCGCCCTACGAACAGTGTAGGAGCCTCGCCCCGAGGCGAAGCTTTTGCGTCTTTCGGCGCATTCGCCGCGAGGCGCGGCTCCTACAGAGCAGGGCTACGTTGCTGATCAGCCGCGGTAGTAGCGCTGCGGCACGAACGGGGTCTTGGCGACTTTCATCGCCACGCGCTTGCCGCGCACCACGGCCCAGACGTCGCTGTCGATGGCGGTTTGGCTGGCGTTGACGTAACCCATGGCCACCGGCGCGCCGAGGGTCGGGCCGAAGCCGCCGCTGCATACCTGGCCGATCACGGTGCCGTCGGCATCGACGATTTCCGCGCCTTCACGCACCGGTACGCGCTCCTGCGGCAGCAGGCCGACGCGCTTGCGCGCCACGCCTTTCTGCTGCTGCTCGAATACGCGCTCGGCGCCCGGGAAGTTGCCGGCGCGCTCGCCATCGGCACGACGCACCTTGGAGATGGCCCACAACAGGCTGGCTTCGATCGGCGTGGTGGCGCTGCTCATGTCGTGGCCGTACAGGCACAGGCCGGCTTCCAGGCGCAGCGAGTCGCGCGCACCCAGACCGATGGCCTCGACTTCCACTTCGGCCAGCAGGCTGCGCGCCAGGGCTTCGGCCTGGTCGACGGCGACGGAAATCTCGAAGCCGTCTTCGCCGGTGTAGCCACTGCGGCTGACGATGCACTCGCTGCCCAGCAGGCGCACGCGGGCAACCTGCATGAAGGTCATCTTGCTCACTTCAGGCGCCAGGCGGGCCAGTACGTCGACCGCTTTCGGGCCTTGCAGGGCGAGCAGGGCGCGCTCTTCGAACAGGCACTCGATCTGGCACTGCTCGCCGATGTGCTTCTTCAGATGCGCCAGGTCCTGGTCCTTGCAGGCGGCGTTGACCACCACGTACAGCGTGTCGTCACCCAGGTTGGCGACCATCAGGTCGTCGAGGATGCCGCCCTGGGCATCGGTGAACATGGCGTAGCGCTGCATGCCCACCGGCAGGTCGATGATGTCCACCGGCACCAGGGTTTCCAGAGCGCGCGCGGCGTTCTCGCCACGCAACAGGATCTGGCCCATGTGCGAGACGTCGAACAGGCCGGCGGCGTCGCGGGTGTGCAGGTGCTCCTTCATCACGCCCAGCGGGTACTGCACGGGCATGTCATAGCCGGCGAAAGGCACCATGCGCGCGCCGAGTTCGAGGTGCAGGGCGTGCAGCGGAGTCTTGGCGAGAGTTTCAGTGGTCATGTCGATTTCCTGTTGGGTGCGTCGCGCGCACCGGGTTGGGGCCGCCGTGCGGCCCGTGGTCAGTCGGGTATCAGTCAGCGTAGACCGGGTAGGTGGCGCACAGGTCGGCGACCTGGCCGCGCACGCGCTCGATCACGGCCGGGTTTTCCAGGTCGTCGAGGATGTCGCAGATCCAGCCGGCGAGGGTGCGGCATTCGCCTTCCTTGAAACCGCGAGTGGTCACCGCCGGGGTACCGATACGGATGCCGGAGGTGACGAACGGCGACTGTGGGTCGTTCGGCACGGCGTTCTTGTTCACGGTGATGTGGGCATCGCCCAGCGCCGTGTCGGCCGCTTTGCCAGTCAGGCCCTGCTTGACCAGGCTGATCAGCATCAGGTGGTTGTCGGTACCACCGGAGACCACGTCATAGCCGCGCTCGACGAACACCGCCGCCATGGCGCGGGCGTTGTCGATCACTTGCTGCTGGTAGGTCTTGAAGCCCGGCTCCAGTGCTTCCTTGAAGCACACCGCCTTGGCCGCAATCACGTGCATCAGCGGGCCGCCCTGGGCACCGGGGAAGACGGCGGAGTTGAGCTTCTTCTCGATCTCCTCGTTCTTGCGCGCCAGGATCAGGCCGCCACGTGGGCCACGCAGGGTCTTGTGC
Proteins encoded in this window:
- a CDS encoding NADPH-dependent FMN reductase, with the protein product MQDRIRLVLIYGSVREERFCDQVVAWAREQIEQRSEFELSLVDPAVIFRQPGEAQELAERRHQSLQQLLRADAFLIVTPEYNHGYPAALKQFIDEVPASWDARPVGFVSYGGVSGGLRAVEQLRQVLAELHAMTVRSSVCFTNAWEQFDEQGQLSEPRHANSALAHTLVQLNWWAQTLRAGRERVPYERIRG
- the gcvT gene encoding glycine cleavage system aminomethyltransferase GcvT, giving the protein MTTETLAKTPLHALHLELGARMVPFAGYDMPVQYPLGVMKEHLHTRDAAGLFDVSHMGQILLRGENAARALETLVPVDIIDLPVGMQRYAMFTDAQGGILDDLMVANLGDDTLYVVVNAACKDQDLAHLKKHIGEQCQIECLFEERALLALQGPKAVDVLARLAPEVSKMTFMQVARVRLLGSECIVSRSGYTGEDGFEISVAVDQAEALARSLLAEVEVEAIGLGARDSLRLEAGLCLYGHDMSSATTPIEASLLWAISKVRRADGERAGNFPGAERVFEQQQKGVARKRVGLLPQERVPVREGAEIVDADGTVIGQVCSGGFGPTLGAPVAMGYVNASQTAIDSDVWAVVRGKRVAMKVAKTPFVPQRYYRG